A stretch of the Drosophila sulfurigaster albostrigata strain 15112-1811.04 chromosome 2L, ASM2355843v2, whole genome shotgun sequence genome encodes the following:
- the LOC133843884 gene encoding LOW QUALITY PROTEIN: uncharacterized protein LOC133843884 (The sequence of the model RefSeq protein was modified relative to this genomic sequence to represent the inferred CDS: deleted 1 base in 1 codon) produces MSSTSEPLPLYLTSQFFRRSLEHGLQQQDIKVLDVQLTDLTRGGENYCSNIYRAQIKYQTTDRQLIECSLIVKCMPPEKQAILSRLHIYNKETVFYMHIKPKLEALMWGVKDSEEPWILGAKHYYSTTQPEQTMIFEDLCCDGYQLKCRQLGLDAAHSLLVMRKLAQYHALTMVMAEHEPETIIDRYPFGLLHMDAIKSEPFKLLFGTQLLKLAALINDCEGFGPITRKLYRYHEHFTERVLKSVYPLRGAYNVLNHGDLWVNNIFFKYDEQYKVQNVRIIDFQLCFYGSLGFDINYFLNTSLELDVLRTQRQELIDAYYDALVDCLKQLPWSKPLPEYEEIMAEIRAREAYGFFVAFGFFPLMSMIGVDSEDNSLKNFHDEEFARQKVQLMFEGNARTLESLKFTLKRLDDLQVFD; encoded by the exons ATGTCGAGTACATCGGAGCCTCTGCCGCTTTATCTTACATCGCAGTTCTTCAGACGCTCCTTAGAGCATGGACTACAACAACAGGACATCAAAGTGCTCGATGTCCAGTTAACGGATCTAACGCGTGGCGGAGAGAACTACTGCAGTAACATCTATCGAGCTCAAATCAAATACCAGACTACGGATCGACAGCTGATCGAATGCTCACTGATTGTCAAGTGCATGCCACCTGAGAAGCAGGCGATTCTGTCTCGTCTTCACATCTACAACAAGGAGACAGTCTTCTACATGCACATCAAGCCAAAGCTGGAGGCACTCATGTGG GGGGTAAAAGACAGCGAAGAGCCATGGATCTTGGGTGCCAA ACATTATTACTCAACAACACAACCTGAGCAGACCATGATCTTTGAGGATCTCTGCTGCGATGGCTACCAGTTGAAATGCCGTCAACTTGGCTTGGATGCAGCTCATTCGCTGCTGGTGATGCGCAAGTTGGCTCAATATCATGCTCTCACCATGGTCATGGCAGAGCATGAACCCGAGACAATCATAGATCGTTATCCATTTGGATTGCTGCATATGGATGCCATCAAATCGGAACCCTTCAAGCTGCTCTTTGGCACTCAGCTGCTTAAGCTGGCTGCGTTGATAAACGATTGCGAAGGATTTGGACCAATTACTAGGAAACTCTATCGCTACCATGAGCACTTTACGGAGAGAGTCTTGAAGTCAGTTTATCCACTGCGTGGTGCGTACAATGTTCTCAATCACGGCGATCTTTGGGTGAACAATATATTCTTCAAGTACGATGAACAATACAAGGTGCAAAATGTCCGAATT ATTGACTTTCAGCTGTGCTTCTACGGCAGCCTGGGCTTCGACATCAACTACTTTCTGAATACGAGTCTAGAACTGGACGTGCTAAGAACTCAACGTCAAGAGCTGATTGATGCTTATTATGATGCTTTGGTGGACTGTTTGAAGCAGTTGCCTTGGAGCAAACCTCTGCCTGAATATGAAGAGATCATGGCTGAGATTCGTGCCAGGGAAGCATATGGAttctttgttgcttttggcttcTTTCCGCTGATGAGCATGATTGGGGTCGATTCGGAGGATAACTCATTGAAGAACTTTCACGATGAGGAATTCGCTAGACAGAAGGTGCAGCTCATGTTCGAGGGCAATGCACGCACTCTGGAGAGTCTCAAGTTCACGTTGAAGCGTTTAGATGACTTGCAAGTCTTTGATTGA
- the LOC133843874 gene encoding uncharacterized protein LOC133843874, whose translation MVVVKNEQNISVPEYLNEGFFVETLEEGLRESKVTLYEINFEWGSNPGDNYCSAIYRVLLNFARWADGKESTKRENLSLIVKTIPISPDTQFLEDVSVFIKEKQTYTDILPRLDILSNGSKFGAKYYHSIKTPVQTIVFNDLKVDGFKVASREAGLDWDHASLILQQLGKFHATSMVLAQKDSEIVKQYTRGMLSEDTLLKSDTFENMFNGFLKGLIKASATWPGYEKITKHLQRFSDNFRSILVKAAKPKPGDRYVVLNHGDMWTNNFMYAYENKSKPESPTNAIFVDFQLSFYGSPACDLNFFLNTSIKLDLMKNRREELIKVYYQAFKEALEYARYEKIPSYEDLLWELRSREIYGVFGLFGFLPMITMPKELSADNSIENMNDESFKAKKMEAIFSQEFLNDYHKWALKRADELGVFNDF comes from the exons ATGGTCGTtgtaaaaaatgaacaaaacatCTCAGTGCCTGAGTATTTGAACGAAGGATTCTTCGTGGAAACTCTAGAGGAAGGATTGCGTGAGTCAAAAGTGACGCTCTACGAGATTAACTTCGAGTGGGGCAGCAATCCAGGAGACAATTACTGCTCAGCTATCTACCGAGTGCTTTTGAACTTTGCTCGCTGGGCTGACGGCAAAGAGTCGACCAAAAGGGAGAACCTATCCCTGATTGTGAAGACTATTCCCATTTCCCCGGACACACAATTCCTTGAGGATGTCAGTGTATTCATCAAAGAGAAGCAGACCTATACAGACATTTTGCCACGCTTGGATATTCtcagcaatggcagcaaatTTGGCGCCAA ATATTATCATTCCATAAAGACCCCCGTGCAAACGATTGTGTTCAATGATCTGAAAGTGGATGGCTTTAAGGTCGCCTCCCGCGAAGCAGGTTTGGATTGGGATCATGCCTCCTTGATCCTCCAGCAGCTGGGAAAATTCCATGCCACCTCAATGGTGTTGGCACAAAAA GATTCGGAAATTGTTAAGCAATATACACGCGGCATGCTCAGTGAAGACACCTTGTTGAAGAGCGATACCTTTGAGAACATGTTCAACGGATTCCTCAAGGGTCTCATTAAGGCTTCTGCCACTTGGCCCGGCTATGAGAAGATTACCAAGCACCTGCAACGCTTTTCGGACAACTTTAGAAGCATTTTGGTGAAGGCTGCCAAGCCCAAGCCTGGAGATCGTTATGTGGTTCTCAATCACGGCGATATGTGGACCAACAACTTCATGTACGCCTACGAGAATAAGTCGAAGCCAGAGTCGCCAACAAACGCCATTTTTGTGGACTTCCAATTGTCGTTCTACGGCAGCCCAGCCTGCGATTTGAACTTCTTCTTGAACACCAGCATCAAATTGGATCTAATGAAGAATCGTCGTGAGGAACTCATCAAGGTCTATTATCAGGCATTCAAGGAGGCCTTGGAATACGCACGTTACGAGAAGATTCCCAGCTATGAGGATCTACTTTGGGAACTGCGTAGCCGTGAGATTTACGGAGTCTTTGGATTGTTTGGCTTCTTGCCCATGATTACGATGCCCAAAGAGCTCTCCGCAGACAACAGCATTGAGAACATGAACGATGAGAGTTTCAAGGCAAAGAAAATGGAGGCGATCTTCTCACAAGAGTTCCTCAACGATTACCACAAATGGGCGCTGAAACGTGCCGATGAGTTGGGCGTCTTTAACGATTTCTAA
- the LOC133850691 gene encoding LOW QUALITY PROTEIN: pickpocket protein 19 (The sequence of the model RefSeq protein was modified relative to this genomic sequence to represent the inferred CDS: deleted 1 base in 1 codon): MTFAHYSTARPELRSRLLPPPRSRRHQLLAQLSEAGWQLALRFGKRTTIHGLDRLLASRASRWERFVWLCTFICAFLGAVYVCLILSQRYNDGNFQTVVDSTRFPVYRIAFPVITICNRNRLNWQRLAMAKSRFMANVSDAVQLQLFERIVGSYDGMSFGEFRAFGSLRNEATQQLSHINFSLVVDFMTWTCDELLTDCMWRHYPYDCCEIFSKRRSKNGLCWAFNSLETVEGKRMQLLDHMWPWRTGSAGPTSALSVRVLMNPDKHLPGRNNDKGIDVMLTEPYVWHNRPYSVPADTHTMIEIEPTIYFFDNETRSVSSDQRQCVFDDEHNSRDFKSLMGYIYMIENCQSECHQEYLVRYCNCTMDLLFPPGQYRSCRSQDLVCLADNNDKLLYSHQPGEERFVRNNHEGMVCKCFRNCYSLNFVNDVRPSFLPPEVLGNSSYVDLDVHFRFETLMVYRTSLVFGWVDLMVSFGGIAGLFLGCSLISGMELAYFLCIEVPAFAMDGLSQRLRSRRRMDTTVDTPILNLRQNMPSQLEQYIMQLKAEQGPQKAAAQFKSWQRQTFAHKHVISK; this comes from the exons ATGACGTTCGCACATTATTCGACGGCACGTCCAGAATTGAGGTCTCGTTTATTGCCGCCGCCTCGCAGTCGTCGCCATCAGCTGTTGGCCCAGCTGAGCGAAGCTGGCTGGCAGTTGGCCTTACGGTTTGGCAAACGCACAACGATCCACGGACTGGACCGTCTGTTGGCATCACGTGCCAGTCGCTGGGAACGCTTCGTTTGGCTGTGCACATTCATTTGTGCGTTTTTGGGAGCCGTCTATGTGTGCCTGATACTCTCGCAGCGGTATAATGATGGCAACTTTCAGACTGTGGTCGACAGCACGCGTTTCCCGGTTTATCGCATTGCCTTTCCGGTCATCACCATCTGCAATCGGAATCGTCTCAACTGGCAGCGCTTGGCCATGGCCAAGAGCCGTTTCATGGCCAATGTGAGCGATGctgtgcaattgcaattgttcgAACGGATTGTCGGCAGCTACGATGGCATGTCCTTTGGCGAATTCCGTGCCTTTGGCTCGTTGCGCAACGAGGCCACTCAGCAGCTGAGCCACATCAACTTCAGTCTGGTCGTCGACTTCATGACCTGGACCTGCGATGAGCTCCTCACCGACTGCATGTGGCGGCATTATCCCTACGATTGCTGTGAGATCTTCTCCAAGCGTCGCAGCAAAAACGGTCTCTGCTGGGCCTTCAATTCCCTCGAAACCGTCGAAGGGAAACGCATGCAACTGCTGGATCACATGTGGCCATGGCGCACAGGTTCCGCTGGCCCAACGAGTGCGCTCTCCGTGCGCGTTCTCATGAATCCGGATAAACATTTGCCTGGCCGCAATAATGATAAAGGCATTGACGTCATGCTGACCGAACCCTATGTCTGGCATAATCGACCGTATAGTGTGCCAGCCGATACGCATACCATGATTGAAATCGAACCCACCATCTACTTTTTCGACAACGAGACTCGCTCCGTCAGCTCCGATCAGCGGCAGTGTGTGTTTGAT GATGAGCACAACAGTCGCGACTTCAAGTCATTGATGGGCTACATTTACATGATTGAGAATTGCCAATCGGAGTGCCATCAGGAGTACTTGGTCCGCTACTGTAATTGCACAATGGACTTGCTTTTTCCGCCGG GCCAGTATCGCTCTTGTCGTTCTCAGGACTTGGTCTGCCTGGCGGACAACAATG ATAAACTGCTCTACTCGCATCAGCCGGGAGAGGAGCGTTTTGTGCGTAACAATCATGAGGGCATGGTCTGCAAGTGCTTTCGCAATTGTTATTCGCTCAATTTTGTAAACGATGTGCGACCATCGTTTCTGCCGCCGGAAGTCCTTGGCAATTCATCATATGTGGACTTGGATGTGCATTTCCGTTTCGAAACTCTGATGGTCTATCGCACCAGTTTGGTCTTTGGCTGGGTCGACTTAATGG TTAGTTTCGGTGGCATCGCTGGACTT TTTCTCGGCTGTTCGCTCATTAGCGGCATGGAATTGGCCTATTTTCTGTGCATCGAAGTGCCCGCGTTTGCCATGGACGGACTGAGTCAGCGTTTACGCAGCAGGCGCCGCATGGACACAACTGTGGACACGCCCATCCTGAATCTGCGTCAGAATATGCCAAGTCAACTGGAGCAGTACATAATGCAACTGAAGGCGGAACAAGGACCGCAGAAGGCGGCGGCACAGTTTAAAAGCTGGCAACGTCAAACGTTCGCCCATAAACATGTTATTAGCAAATGA
- the LOC133847857 gene encoding LOW QUALITY PROTEIN: pickpocket protein 19-like (The sequence of the model RefSeq protein was modified relative to this genomic sequence to represent the inferred CDS: deleted 1 base in 1 codon), with protein sequence MQSNQLRKVVRNRGEILAWQAQSINHDTDWMQFIRRYTVGNHIHGFYQLFWPTMRNRMRLLWALALLSAFAVLFYVSYLLGARYGRRLIHTIVDDSHWPIHNIAFPVITVCNKNRLNWSRLSEIMQRYNINNNQQPLLEKVLTAYDALSFGRFDVFDPLKDEDLNPLNHLNFTQIATEMSWRCDELLTGCKWQTVPVDCCEFFHPRRLPLGSCLAFNEVEKRASVEMSRGTGLTIRLQLNGAKHAPGNRETKGFVLSILKPSAWYDEPIDFFPDLDASISIRAIRHYHDKNTFSLPIQQRKCLRDYENIDADIQTLQGIRYWKENCFAECQQTYMIRYCNCTLDLFYPPSDHMPCQLKDLPCLAAHNHLMQNYEQPGEHPFVAQQHPGLTCDCLPNCDSMNLINDVRKLLIPPLNMENRSTQINIHYKRNYVLVYKTTLIYSWLDLLVSFGGICQLCLGFSIIGFLELLYFGLIDVPHFHWTRFVPRRFARTI encoded by the exons ATGCAGAGCAATCAATTAAGAAAAGTTGTACGTAATCGTGGTGAGATCCTGGCTTGGCAGGCGCAGTCTATAAACCATGACACCGACTGGATGCAGTTCATCAGGCGTTACACCGTTGGAAATCATATCCATGGCTTCTATCAGCTCTTCTGGCCCACGATGCGTAATCGCATGCG ATTACTCTGGGCGCTAGCTTTGCTCTCCGCTTTCGCAGTGCTT TTTTATGTAAGCTATTTGCTCGGAGCGCGATACGGACGAAGGCTTATTCACACTATAGTCGACGATTCGCATTGGCCCATTCACAATATTGCCTTTCCGGTGATTACTGTTTGCAATAAGAACCGACTGAACTGGTCACGTCTGTCTGAGATAATGCAAcgatacaatattaataataatcagcAGCCACTTCTAGAGAAAGTACTCACTGCCTACGATGCTCTCAGCTTTGGTCGCTTCGATGTTTTCGATCCTCTTAAGGATGAGGATCTAAATCCATTAAACCATCTCAATTTTACTCAAATTGCGACTGAGATGTCTTGGCGTTGTGATGAACTGCTCACAGGTTGTAAATGGCAAACTGTGCCTGTCGATTGTTGTGAATTCTTTCATCCTCGACGGTTGCCGCTTGGTTCGTGTCTGGCTTTCAATGAGGTTGAGAAACGAGCTAGTGTGGAAATGAGCCGAGGTACTGGCTTAACAATCCGGCTTCAGCTGAATGGAGCAAAACATGCACCTGGCAATCGAGAGACGAAAGGTTTTGTG CTCAGCATTCTGAAGCCAAGTGCCTGGTATGATGAACCCATTGACTTCTTTCCCGACTTGGATGCCAGCATTAGCATTAGAGCAATTCGTCACTACCACGACAAGAACACCTTTTCATTACCCATCCAACAGAGAAAGTGCTTGCGGGATTATGAAAACATTGACGCGGATATACAGACCTTGCAGGGTATCCGGTATTGGAAGGAGAATTGTTTTGCTGAATGTCAACAGACTTACATGATTCGCTATTGCAACTGTACTTTGGATCTGTTTTATCCGCCATCTGATCATATGCCGTGTCAACTGAAGGATTTGCCATGCCTGGCAGCTCACAATCATTTGATGCAGAACTACGAACAACCCGGCGAACATCCCTTTGTAGCCCAGCAGCATCCAGGACTCACATGTGATTGTTTGCCCAACTGCGATTCGATGAACTTGATTAATGATGTTCGCAAGCTGCTGATACCACCGTTAAATATGGAAAATCGCTCAACGCAGATCAACATTCATTACAAGCGAAATTATGTTCTGGTGTATAAGACCACATTGATCTACAGTTGGCTGGATTTATTAG TATCTTTTGGCGGAATTTGTCAGCTTTGCTTGGGCTTCTCAATCATTGGCTTTTTAGAGTTATTGTATTTTGGTTTGATTGATGTGCCGCATTTCCACTGGACGCGCTTTGTACCTAGACGATTTGCCAGAACTATTTGA
- the LOC133847866 gene encoding pickpocket protein 19-like: protein MGSHIHGFYQLFWPTMRQRMRLLWALALLSAFSVLLYITYLLGERYERKHFHTVIDNAHWPIQNIAFPVVIVCNNNRVNWSRLTEIMQRYNISSDQQPLLEKVLTAYDALSFGRFDVFDPLKDEDLRTLNHLNFTQIATEMAWRCDELLTDCTWQTESRNCCELFRPRRLPLGACLAFNEEEKRATVETGKGTGLIVRLRLNEAKHAPGNREPKGFVLNIVEPGVWFDYSIELLPDLETSIDVGAVFHYYDENTFSLHSQQRKCLRDYEYISANAQTLKGLKYMMENCIAECQQLYLLRYCNCTLDLFYPPSDYTACQLKDLPCLADNNYLMQNYEQTGEHPYVSQHDPGLICDCLHNCNSLTLINDARRLLKKPQHLVNHSTLVNIHYKRNYILVYKTSLIYSWMDLMVSFGAICQLCLGCSIIGFLELLYFALIDVPHFYWTRFVPRRFGRTI from the exons ATGGGATCACATATCCATGGATTCTATCAGCTCTTCTGGCCAACAATGCGACAACGCATGCG ATTGCTCTGGGCATTAGCCCTACTTTCCGCCTTCTCAGTGCTCTTATACATTACTTATCTCTTGGGCGAACGATATGAGCGCAAACATTTTCACACAGTAATTGACAATGCACATTGGCCCATTCAGAATATTGCCTTTCCGGTGGTTATCGtctgcaacaacaatcgagTGAACTGGTCACGTCTAACTGAGATAATGCAACGCTATAACATCAGCAGTGATCAGCAGCCACTTCTGGAGAAAGTTCTCACTGCCTACGATGCTCTCAGCTTTGGTCGCTTCGATGTTTTCGATCCTCTGAAGGATGAGGATCTAAGAACTTTAAACCATCTCAACTTTACTCAGATTGCGACTGAGATGGCTTGGCGTTGTGATGAACTGCTCACAGATTGTACATGGCAAACAGAGTCTCGCAATTGCTGTGAACTTTTCCGCCCCCGCAGGTTGCCCCTTGGTGCATGTTTGGCATTCAACGAGGAGGAGAAACGTGCCACAGTGGAAACTGGCAAGGGAACCGGACTGATAGTTCGACTTCGTCTGAATGAGGCAAAACATGCGCCTGGCAATCGAGAGCCTAAGGGTTTTGTG CTCAACATTGTGGAGCCTGGCGTTTGGTTCGATTATTCCATTGAATTATTGCCTGATTTGGAAACCAGTATTGATGTTGGAGCAGTGTTTCATTACTACGATGAGAATACATTTTCTCTCCACAGCCAGCAGAGGAAATGCCTGCGAGACTACGAATATATCAGCGCCAATGCTCAGACATTGAAGGGTCTCAAATACATGATGGAAAACTGTATTGCGGAATGCCAACAACTTTATTTACTTCGCTATTGCAATTGCACCTTGGATCTGTTTTATCCACCTTCAGATTATACCGCCTGTCAGCTTAAGGATTTGCCTTGTTTGGCGGACAACAATTATTTGATGCAGAACTACGAACAAACTGGCGAGCATCCATATGTATCGCAGCATGATCCGGGTCTCATCTGTGACTGTTTACACAACTGCAATTCGCTGACATTAATTAATGATGCTCGCAGGCTGCTTAAAAAGCCTCAGCACTTGGTCAACCATTCAACTCTAGTTAATATTCACTACAAACGAAACTATATCCTGGTGTATAAGACAAGCTTAATATATAGTTGGATGGACTTGATGG TATCTTTTGGCGCCATTTGTCAGCTTTGCTTGGGCTGTTCCATCATTGGCTTTCTCGAGTTACTGTATTTTGCTTTGATAGATGTGCCCCATTTCTATTGGACGCGTTTTGTTCCTCGAAGATTTGGCAGgactatttaa
- the LOC133847875 gene encoding pickpocket protein 19-like codes for MRANQVRKIRRNRIQLLVQQMHKQSNPETAWMQFIRRYSIGNHIHGFYQLFWPTMRQRMRFLWALALLFAFLMLLYMSFLLGHRYEKKPLQTVVATADYPIRKIAFPVVVVCNKNRLNWSRLSEIIQRYNISNDQQPLLENVLSAYDALSFGHFDVFTPLKDQPLQVLNHLNFTKIVTEMAWRCDELLTDCTWLAATRDCCELFRPRRLTFGACLAFNEVEKRANAEFGRDTGLTIRLVLNEVHHAPENMRTKGFVGLLGHQFKV; via the exons ATGAGAGCCAACCAAGTAAGAAAAATTAGACGGAATCGTATTCAGCTGTTGGTTCAGCAGATGCACAAACAATCGAATCCAGAGACCGCTTGGATGCAATTTATCCGACGGTACTCCATTGGAAACCACATCCATGGATTCTATCAGCTCTTCTGGCCCACGATGCGTCAACGCATGCG ATTTCTCTGGGCACTGGCGCTGCTCTTCGCTTTCCTGATGCTCCTCTATATGAGTTTTCTGCTGGGCCATCGATATGAGAAGAAACCCCTTCAGACTGTAGTTGCCACAGCCGATTATCCCATTCGGAAAATTGCCTTCCCAGTGGTTGTCGTCTGCAATAAGAATCGCTTGAATTGGTCACGTCTATCTGAGATAATCCAACGATACAATATTAGCAATGATCAGCAGCCACTTTTAGAGAACGTGCTCTCAGCATACGATGCCCTCAGCTTTGGTCACTTCGATGTCTTTACTCCGCTTAAAGATCAACCTCTCCAGGTGCTTAATCATCTGAACTTTACCAAGATTGTGACTGAGATGGCTTGGCGTTGTGATGAACTGCTAACAGATTGCACTTGGCTCGCTGCAACTCGCGATTGTTGTGAACTCTTTCGTCCTCGAAGGTTGACATTTGGTGCTTGTCTGGCTTTCAATGAGGTGGAAAAGCGTGCCAATGCTGAATTTGGTAGGGATACTGGACTGACGATACGTCTTGTTCTAAATGAGGTACATCATGCGCCGGAAAATATGAGGACTAAAGGTTTTGTG GGATTATTAGGTCATCAGTTCAAGGTTTAA